The Metabacillus schmidteae genome has a segment encoding these proteins:
- a CDS encoding glycoside hydrolase family 3 protein, translating to MASVSKKINKISKLRKRVLASTLALSIVAPVLGPQASLAADSGNLGQFENSGPSEYTGVGAIPTYKIPAAKNQPEIEVGSPELAIKKGAKYFRDANRNGKLETYEDWRKPVKQRVKDLVERMSLHQKAGLMQINVNFGINNNPGEDGNLLTEGGINQLSEQDMRYVIFRSTPNLGTIANFNNQVQRYAEGLDLGIPVTIISNPRNHASTDYTNIGEAEGQHTFWPGALGFAAGGDAEAVHEFADIARKEWEAVGIRKIYGYTADVGTDPLWARIEDTFGENPEVAGEMIYNAIKGFQGDKLGKDSVAITVKHFPGGGARDDGLDPHFEDGKFNPYPTTGSLLNYHIPPFEKAIEAGVSSVMPYYAYPSNTSSDQGLEWYNQTEQFEEVGFALNKGILGFLRDELGFKGYVNSDTGAVDDNAWGAENLPLHEKYAKAINAGTDIVSGSSGPDALIKAVEEGLVTEETINESVTLLLTEKMNLGLFDDPYVDPQKALDLVDRDKNPEVFAAAELAHRKSVVLMRNDETDGENLLPLTEEKLENVKLYVEGFVGAVAGRGVTDPAADIRKKAPLQSAAFTASLKATLEEKFPNITLVDHVEEATHAYVFVQPMQSNWDNNPRITVGPETAIFNTDKIVEIQQKVPTITAINFTNQWLINELEPNAAALIATFGTSQDAVFDVVTGKFNPVGKLPFGIPASEDAVEREVGDVPSFAEEEIEDFVYVNAAGDKYAYNFGLSYNDENEGKGPDLKKNKKIK from the coding sequence ATGGCTTCAGTATCGAAAAAAATAAATAAAATTTCAAAGTTAAGAAAAAGAGTATTGGCTAGTACACTTGCCCTATCAATAGTCGCTCCTGTATTGGGGCCACAAGCATCTCTAGCTGCAGATAGTGGCAACCTTGGACAGTTCGAAAATTCAGGACCAAGTGAATATACAGGTGTTGGTGCAATCCCAACATACAAAATACCTGCAGCAAAAAATCAGCCAGAAATTGAAGTTGGCTCTCCTGAGTTAGCTATTAAAAAGGGTGCCAAGTATTTTAGAGATGCGAACAGAAATGGAAAACTAGAAACGTATGAGGATTGGAGAAAACCAGTCAAACAACGTGTTAAAGATTTAGTAGAGCGTATGAGTCTACATCAAAAAGCAGGTTTAATGCAAATTAATGTGAATTTCGGGATCAATAATAACCCAGGGGAAGATGGAAATTTATTAACTGAGGGGGGCATTAATCAACTTTCTGAACAAGATATGCGTTATGTCATTTTCCGCTCAACACCAAATTTAGGGACTATAGCAAACTTTAACAACCAGGTTCAAAGATATGCAGAAGGCCTTGACTTAGGGATTCCAGTTACAATTATATCAAACCCTCGTAACCATGCTTCAACGGACTACACAAATATTGGTGAGGCTGAAGGACAACATACATTCTGGCCTGGAGCATTAGGATTTGCTGCAGGTGGGGATGCAGAAGCAGTGCACGAGTTTGCTGACATTGCCAGAAAAGAATGGGAAGCTGTTGGTATTCGAAAAATTTACGGTTACACAGCAGATGTCGGAACAGACCCACTTTGGGCAAGAATTGAAGACACATTTGGTGAAAATCCAGAAGTTGCCGGTGAAATGATTTATAATGCAATAAAAGGTTTTCAAGGTGATAAGCTCGGAAAAGACAGTGTTGCCATTACAGTTAAGCACTTCCCTGGTGGTGGAGCACGTGATGACGGATTAGACCCCCACTTCGAAGATGGAAAATTCAATCCATACCCTACAACTGGAAGTCTATTAAACTATCATATCCCTCCATTCGAAAAAGCAATTGAGGCAGGTGTATCTTCTGTCATGCCTTATTATGCTTACCCAAGTAACACAAGTTCAGACCAGGGGTTGGAGTGGTATAATCAAACTGAGCAATTTGAAGAAGTAGGTTTTGCTCTTAACAAAGGTATCTTAGGATTTTTGCGTGATGAACTAGGCTTCAAAGGATACGTGAACTCTGATACTGGTGCTGTAGATGATAATGCATGGGGTGCTGAAAATTTACCACTACATGAAAAGTACGCAAAAGCAATCAATGCTGGAACGGATATTGTTTCGGGATCTTCTGGTCCAGACGCTTTAATTAAAGCGGTTGAGGAAGGTTTAGTAACAGAAGAAACGATTAATGAGTCGGTTACATTATTGTTAACTGAAAAGATGAATTTAGGACTTTTTGATGATCCATATGTAGATCCACAAAAGGCTCTTGATCTGGTGGATCGTGATAAAAACCCAGAAGTATTTGCTGCTGCTGAATTAGCCCACCGTAAATCTGTTGTTCTAATGCGTAATGATGAAACTGATGGTGAAAATCTATTACCGTTAACAGAAGAAAAATTAGAAAATGTTAAATTGTATGTTGAAGGTTTTGTTGGAGCAGTCGCTGGAAGAGGAGTGACAGATCCAGCTGCAGACATTCGAAAGAAAGCTCCATTACAATCTGCTGCATTTACAGCAAGTTTAAAAGCAACTCTTGAAGAGAAGTTCCCTAACATTACACTTGTAGATCATGTTGAGGAAGCAACTCATGCTTATGTATTTGTTCAACCAATGCAATCTAACTGGGATAATAATCCACGTATTACAGTTGGGCCTGAAACGGCAATTTTCAATACAGACAAAATTGTTGAAATTCAACAAAAAGTTCCAACCATTACGGCAATCAACTTTACGAATCAGTGGCTAATTAATGAACTTGAACCAAATGCTGCAGCATTAATCGCTACTTTTGGTACTTCACAAGATGCAGTATTTGATGTTGTCACTGGAAAATTCAATCCTGTTGGAAAACTTCCATTTGGTATTCCAGCTAGTGAGGATGCAGTGGAAAGAGAAGTTGGCGATGTTCCTAGTTTTGCTGAAGAGGAAATTGAAGATTTTGTTTATGTAAATGCTGCTGGCGACAAATATGCATATAACTTTGGTCTTTCCTATAATGATGAAAACGAAGGAAAAGGCCCTGATTTGAAAAAAAATAAGAAAATTAAATAA
- a CDS encoding Gfo/Idh/MocA family protein, whose translation MTKRKLRYGLIGAGSNAVKKHLSNYSSLSNIELVAVCDVNIENARKAAETYKIPNMYKNYQDMINKEDLDIVSVCTPNSLHTDITIYALQNGVNVHCEKPLAVNGKEAQRIVEAKNRSGKNVMIGLNNRFTNEAVYLKKCIDEGYLGDIYKAKAGWIRRSGIPGRGTWFTNKEVAGGGVMIDLGVHYLDLALFLMGMPEPTYVTGATYQNFAHTDKRNRNGYKGNPNGIFNVEDSANGFIGLQDGATVNFEFSWASNIDKDQTFIEILGTKGGASIINGELKIHSEILDSCVDISPILNPNIKLKNEFEHFTNSILSSEELLAPAEHGVYMMNIIDHFYLSAEKQEPVFFEKNNNSYKRLSSIC comes from the coding sequence ATGACTAAAAGAAAACTTAGATACGGATTGATTGGTGCTGGTAGTAATGCAGTAAAAAAACACCTAAGTAACTACTCAAGCCTTTCTAATATTGAATTAGTTGCTGTCTGTGATGTGAACATTGAAAATGCAAGGAAAGCTGCTGAAACATACAAAATTCCAAATATGTACAAAAATTATCAGGATATGATTAATAAAGAGGATTTAGATATTGTCAGTGTATGTACACCAAATTCGCTTCACACGGATATTACGATTTATGCCCTACAAAATGGAGTGAATGTTCACTGTGAAAAGCCACTAGCTGTTAATGGGAAAGAGGCCCAAAGAATTGTCGAAGCGAAGAATAGATCTGGTAAAAACGTAATGATTGGGTTAAATAACCGATTTACTAACGAAGCGGTATATTTAAAGAAATGTATTGATGAAGGTTACCTAGGCGATATATATAAGGCAAAAGCTGGTTGGATTAGACGAAGTGGTATACCTGGGAGAGGGACTTGGTTTACCAATAAAGAAGTTGCTGGCGGTGGGGTAATGATTGATCTAGGTGTTCATTATCTTGATTTAGCATTATTCCTTATGGGAATGCCTGAGCCAACTTATGTGACGGGCGCTACTTATCAAAATTTTGCTCATACGGATAAAAGAAATCGAAATGGATATAAAGGCAATCCAAATGGCATCTTCAACGTGGAGGATAGTGCAAATGGATTTATTGGTCTTCAAGATGGAGCTACGGTGAATTTTGAATTCAGTTGGGCTTCAAATATTGATAAGGATCAAACATTCATTGAAATACTAGGAACAAAAGGTGGAGCGAGTATTATTAATGGAGAATTAAAAATTCATTCGGAAATTTTAGATTCCTGTGTTGATATCTCACCAATTCTTAATCCAAATATTAAGTTAAAGAATGAATTTGAACACTTTACAAACAGTATTCTTTCTTCAGAAGAGTTATTAGCACCTGCTGAACATGGTGTTTATATGATGAATATTATTGATCATTTTTATTTATCGGCTGAAAAGCAGGAACCAGTATTTTTTGAAAAAAATAACAATAGTTATAAACGATTATCATCAATTTGTTAA
- a CDS encoding TRAP transporter large permease, producing the protein MGVFVLMGSFFILLLLRVPVALCLVVSSFLTGMYLDIDLAALVQRMVGGLNSFSLLAIPFFILAGEIMNEGGISRRLINLSNVIIGKVRGGLAMVNVLASTFFGGISGSAVADVSSIGSVLIPMMKKKGYDSDYAVNVTISSAAQGVMIPPSHNMIIYSTAAGGVSVGSLFMGGLVPGLLLGLVLMIITYMIAVKRKYPKGEPIKREEVPKIIREGLLGLLTAVIIIGGIISGIFTATESAAIGVLYAFIITFFVYRDIPIARMGVILKRTFNTLAMVMFLIAASSAFGWLLALLKVPAMVTEGLISISPNDVVTLLLILLILLILGMFMDMAPLILIATPILLPVATSVGMDPVQFGVVLILSLAIGLVTPPVGTCMFVGCAIGKIPIEKSAKNMLPFYGAMIIVLLLVTFIPQLSLYLPEILLK; encoded by the coding sequence ATGGGTGTTTTCGTTTTAATGGGGAGCTTTTTTATACTTTTACTTTTACGGGTTCCTGTTGCCCTATGTTTAGTCGTATCATCATTTCTAACCGGAATGTACTTAGATATAGACTTAGCAGCTTTAGTTCAACGAATGGTTGGTGGATTAAATTCCTTTTCTCTCTTAGCTATTCCTTTCTTTATCTTAGCAGGTGAGATCATGAATGAAGGTGGTATTTCCCGACGACTTATCAATTTATCTAATGTCATAATCGGTAAAGTACGTGGTGGGCTAGCTATGGTAAACGTGTTAGCAAGTACTTTTTTTGGAGGAATTTCAGGGTCAGCTGTTGCAGATGTTTCTTCAATAGGTTCTGTATTAATACCGATGATGAAAAAGAAAGGCTATGATTCTGATTATGCTGTTAACGTAACGATATCCAGTGCAGCCCAAGGGGTTATGATTCCACCTAGCCACAACATGATTATCTATTCAACAGCAGCTGGTGGTGTTTCAGTTGGCTCACTTTTTATGGGTGGTTTAGTACCGGGTTTGTTATTAGGTTTGGTGTTGATGATCATCACGTATATGATTGCCGTAAAGAGAAAGTATCCAAAGGGAGAACCGATTAAACGAGAAGAAGTTCCAAAGATCATTCGTGAGGGACTATTGGGCTTGTTAACTGCTGTCATTATTATTGGAGGAATAATAAGTGGTATCTTTACAGCCACTGAATCAGCTGCAATCGGAGTCCTGTATGCATTTATTATCACTTTCTTTGTTTATAGAGATATTCCTATTGCGAGAATGGGAGTTATTTTAAAAAGAACTTTCAATACGTTAGCGATGGTTATGTTTTTAATTGCTGCTTCATCAGCATTTGGGTGGCTTTTGGCTTTATTAAAAGTTCCAGCTATGGTGACAGAGGGATTAATTTCAATCTCGCCAAATGATGTTGTGACATTACTATTAATCCTTCTTATTTTATTAATACTAGGAATGTTCATGGATATGGCACCACTCATTCTTATCGCAACACCTATCTTACTACCAGTAGCAACAAGCGTCGGAATGGATCCTGTACAATTTGGAGTAGTTCTTATCTTGAGCTTAGCAATTGGTTTAGTTACTCCTCCTGTAGGAACCTGTATGTTTGTTGGATGTGCAATAGGTAAAATCCCTATCGAAAAATCAGCCAAAAATATGCTTCCATTTTATGGAGCAATGATTATCGTTTTATTACTAGTTACATTCATACCACAACTATCACTTTACTTACCGGAAATACTACTAAAATAG
- a CDS encoding AraC family transcriptional regulator, with product MNYPYESVVVNEEVPVFSLMTTVKYVVMHWHDRIEFLSVLKGKVHVYVGREDYILHENDLLLINSNEVHGVESDEGNTILLVQIPISFIKKCYKNIEQERFQCLSFLHDNQQQFNKIRTLLTQLCLTVKEKKKSYDLKVHSLLLDTIYHLVTNFKVKNHHELKQTSKKNIERMNRITDYIEKQYMHPLTLEELAETEQLTPTYLSRYFQQQMGQSFLKYLNGIRLKHALYYLLETDLPIIQIAMECGFTNLKAFHKLFKDTFHTTPHQYRKNQTKSFTTPRRKKEGTEGYEFVEENDIGYLYKYLEKDKSHYDIS from the coding sequence ATGAACTATCCTTACGAAAGTGTTGTCGTAAACGAAGAAGTGCCTGTATTTTCACTAATGACAACAGTAAAATACGTTGTGATGCATTGGCACGACCGTATTGAATTCTTGTCGGTGTTAAAAGGTAAGGTTCACGTCTATGTTGGAAGGGAGGATTATATCTTACATGAAAACGACCTTCTTCTTATTAATAGTAACGAAGTTCACGGAGTTGAATCTGACGAAGGCAATACAATTTTACTCGTACAAATCCCCATTTCTTTTATCAAAAAGTGCTACAAAAATATTGAACAAGAACGATTTCAATGCCTATCTTTTCTCCATGATAACCAGCAGCAATTTAATAAAATTCGGACACTACTGACACAGTTATGTCTAACAGTAAAAGAAAAAAAGAAAAGCTATGATTTAAAGGTTCATTCCCTTCTTTTGGACACCATCTATCATCTTGTGACCAACTTCAAAGTGAAAAATCATCATGAATTAAAACAAACTAGCAAAAAGAATATCGAAAGAATGAACAGAATTACTGACTACATAGAGAAACAGTACATGCATCCTCTTACTCTAGAAGAACTTGCAGAAACTGAACAATTAACTCCCACATACTTATCCAGATATTTTCAACAGCAAATGGGACAATCCTTTCTTAAATATTTAAATGGGATTCGCCTTAAACATGCTCTTTATTACTTATTAGAAACAGATTTACCCATCATCCAGATCGCAATGGAGTGTGGCTTTACTAACTTAAAAGCATTCCATAAATTATTCAAAGATACCTTTCATACAACCCCACATCAATATCGAAAGAATCAAACAAAATCTTTTACAACTCCTAGAAGGAAAAAGGAGGGGACTGAAGGCTATGAATTTGTAGAAGAAAATGACATTGGTTATTTATATAAATATTTAGAAAAAGATAAAAGTCATTATGATATTTCATAA
- a CDS encoding TRAP transporter substrate-binding protein yields MVKKKKLSLISMSLLLAGSVLAACGNSESTSNEESGGNEGNKEPIVLKLAENQPDDYPTTIGDKEFAKLVEEKTDGRYKVEVYSGGQLGDEKSVIEQMQLGTMDLARTNAVPLAEFSKEIGVLQMPYIFKDEDHKWNVLNGEVGEEILGTLESANIVGLTYYDSGNRSFYNSKQPVESPEDMKGLKIRVQQSALFVDLVEALGASATPMAYDEVYSALQTGVIDGAENNYPSYYSSNHYEVAKYFTLDNHSGVPEVLMASKSLWDKLSDEDKEAFKEAAIESQTAQREAWDKLTEESKKAIEEAGNEVVVIEDTTPWREAVQSVYDKHGGDYSEWIEKIENE; encoded by the coding sequence ATGGTGAAAAAGAAAAAGTTATCTTTGATATCAATGTCATTGTTATTAGCGGGAAGTGTCTTAGCTGCATGTGGAAATTCCGAATCTACTTCGAATGAAGAAAGTGGAGGAAATGAAGGTAATAAAGAACCAATCGTACTAAAATTAGCGGAGAATCAACCAGATGATTATCCAACAACAATTGGTGATAAAGAATTTGCGAAATTAGTAGAGGAAAAAACAGATGGTCGTTATAAGGTTGAGGTGTACTCAGGTGGTCAACTTGGTGATGAAAAAAGTGTCATAGAACAAATGCAACTTGGAACAATGGATTTAGCGAGAACGAATGCTGTACCTCTTGCTGAGTTCTCAAAAGAGATTGGTGTGCTACAAATGCCATACATCTTTAAAGATGAAGACCACAAATGGAACGTACTTAATGGTGAAGTAGGAGAAGAAATTTTAGGAACACTAGAATCAGCTAATATTGTGGGCTTAACGTATTATGATTCTGGTAACAGAAGTTTCTATAATTCAAAACAACCTGTTGAATCACCAGAAGATATGAAAGGACTTAAAATTCGTGTTCAGCAGTCAGCTTTATTTGTAGATTTAGTCGAGGCTTTAGGGGCATCAGCAACACCGATGGCTTATGATGAAGTGTATTCAGCATTACAAACAGGTGTTATTGATGGAGCTGAGAATAACTATCCTAGTTATTATTCTTCTAACCATTACGAGGTGGCAAAGTATTTCACATTAGATAATCACTCTGGAGTACCTGAAGTATTAATGGCTTCAAAATCACTATGGGATAAATTAAGTGACGAAGATAAAGAAGCTTTTAAAGAAGCAGCAATTGAGTCCCAGACTGCACAACGTGAAGCATGGGACAAATTAACAGAGGAATCAAAGAAAGCAATTGAAGAAGCTGGTAATGAAGTTGTTGTAATTGAAGATACAACTCCATGGAGAGAAGCTGTTCAGTCTGTTTATGATAAGCACGGTGGAGATTATAGTGAGTGGATCGAAAAAATCGAAAATGAGTAA
- a CDS encoding MFS transporter: MTNFINFLFDTWRVVLFPSSSAASNVHLYFFMGFFLIFSTEALNLNPVFVGFIMTVMRLLDGITDPVVGSMIDRTQTRIGKFTPFLLVGSFLLAISLAMIIVVPFYIHQHYHYIWVISWYAIWMIGYTCMTTVNKSALSIITRNPKHRPISGITGGLFSVGIQLIIFSAIVPILQNSGGMSSQEGWMKVLLLILGLHLLLFILGLFSIVGVDKPQFYMDIKASTKMKLKDYFGVIKENRALQMLLIAASTDKLASTVNSASTVYFYMYAVKNLDLLPFVKAVSTPVAFFGAFIAGGIAIRFGVKKTFVLGAWGSVVVTTILIIFRPFANETSVMNVFIVLMALNLLFRRLNDQNVNPMIADIIDYHTYKTGRFMPGTVGATFTFVEKMISSFGSTIVGLAMGAAGYAAGAEPTTALFWTVIGLYLVLPLLSDIASILAMKFYPIDNEMYKKMYSEQTVSKQR, translated from the coding sequence ATGACTAATTTTATTAACTTCTTATTTGACACATGGCGTGTAGTCCTTTTCCCATCAAGTTCCGCAGCTTCTAACGTACACCTCTATTTCTTTATGGGGTTCTTTCTCATTTTTTCAACAGAGGCACTAAATTTAAATCCAGTATTTGTTGGGTTTATCATGACAGTGATGAGATTATTGGATGGTATAACAGATCCTGTCGTAGGATCAATGATAGATAGAACACAAACAAGAATCGGTAAATTTACACCATTTTTGCTAGTAGGATCCTTCCTTCTAGCAATTAGCTTGGCTATGATAATAGTTGTTCCATTTTATATCCATCAACATTATCACTATATTTGGGTTATTAGTTGGTATGCTATTTGGATGATAGGATATACATGTATGACAACAGTTAATAAATCTGCCCTTTCGATCATAACAAGGAATCCTAAACACAGACCAATTTCGGGGATTACAGGGGGGCTATTTTCGGTTGGTATTCAATTAATCATTTTTAGTGCCATTGTTCCGATTTTACAAAACAGTGGTGGAATGAGCTCTCAAGAAGGATGGATGAAAGTCCTGTTGCTTATTTTAGGACTTCACTTGTTATTATTTATTCTCGGTCTTTTTTCTATTGTAGGCGTGGATAAACCACAATTCTATATGGATATAAAAGCATCGACGAAAATGAAGCTGAAAGATTATTTTGGAGTGATTAAAGAAAATAGAGCCTTACAAATGCTTTTGATTGCAGCATCAACTGATAAACTAGCCAGTACTGTTAATAGTGCATCAACAGTTTATTTTTACATGTATGCTGTGAAAAATTTAGATTTACTTCCTTTCGTAAAAGCAGTTTCCACTCCAGTAGCATTCTTTGGAGCATTTATTGCCGGAGGAATAGCCATTCGTTTTGGAGTGAAAAAAACATTTGTTTTAGGAGCTTGGGGGAGTGTTGTAGTAACTACCATTTTGATCATCTTCAGACCTTTTGCAAATGAAACTTCCGTGATGAACGTGTTTATTGTGTTAATGGCCTTGAATTTGTTGTTTAGGCGTTTAAATGATCAAAATGTGAATCCTATGATCGCTGATATTATTGATTATCATACCTATAAAACTGGAAGATTTATGCCTGGTACAGTTGGTGCTACTTTTACCTTTGTTGAGAAAATGATTAGTTCATTTGGAAGTACAATTGTTGGATTAGCAATGGGAGCGGCGGGTTATGCAGCTGGTGCTGAACCAACAACCGCCCTCTTTTGGACAGTAATTGGTCTTTACTTAGTTTTACCGCTGTTGAGTGACATAGCCAGCATACTTGCAATGAAATTTTATCCAATCGATAATGAAATGTATAAAAAGATGTATTCTGAACAAACAGTTAGTAAGCAGAGGTGA
- a CDS encoding sugar phosphate isomerase/epimerase family protein — MMQLGIIAIPTKESFQNAKQKGLDFLELCINEGQDVEEFYQNRKNIMRWINEYGIKVGSIGRWKSIRIDNQGSVIEEELEKCFRLIDVASELECSNFVSGCNYVDELSYYENCSAAIRFFSLLIDYAKPKGVNISSYNCRKVNFVHNPEAWKIIHGHVKELGIKFDPSHSRYFGGDYLQETLDWGDRFNHVHLKGSLIVNGQRVDDPPAGLDQTDWKTFFSILRVKGYTGGLSIEPHSPVWTGELGEKGIDFTIDYMKKLLF; from the coding sequence ATGATGCAACTTGGAATCATCGCAATACCAACTAAAGAAAGTTTTCAGAATGCAAAACAAAAGGGATTAGACTTTTTAGAGTTATGTATAAATGAAGGTCAAGATGTAGAAGAGTTTTATCAAAATAGAAAAAACATAATGAGATGGATAAATGAGTATGGAATTAAGGTTGGATCGATAGGTAGATGGAAATCGATTCGTATTGATAATCAAGGAAGTGTAATAGAAGAAGAATTAGAAAAATGTTTTAGGTTAATTGACGTAGCAAGTGAATTAGAATGTTCTAATTTTGTAAGTGGGTGTAATTATGTAGATGAACTTTCCTATTATGAAAACTGTTCTGCGGCTATTCGCTTTTTTTCACTTCTTATTGATTATGCAAAGCCAAAAGGTGTAAACATCTCCTCTTATAATTGTAGAAAAGTAAATTTCGTTCATAATCCAGAAGCATGGAAAATCATCCATGGTCATGTCAAAGAGTTAGGAATCAAATTTGACCCATCACATAGTCGTTATTTTGGAGGAGATTATTTACAAGAAACGTTAGATTGGGGAGACCGATTTAATCATGTTCACTTAAAAGGTTCCTTAATCGTTAACGGACAAAGAGTGGATGATCCTCCGGCAGGACTTGATCAAACAGATTGGAAAACGTTTTTTTCAATATTAAGAGTTAAAGGTTATACAGGTGGACTAAGTATTGAGCCTCATTCCCCCGTGTGGACTGGTGAATTGGGAGAAAAGGGTATTGATTTTACGATTGACTACATGAAGAAATTATTATTTTAA
- a CDS encoding TRAP transporter small permease produces the protein MKAYKKVKNGFDQGVDTIAMTFIAIMAIIVSATVFSRYFFSYTPRWSAEVSLLLLIWVSFIGIAVGFREKLHIGVGVFVGMLPKKAQAFLDIITKIIVITVGIVFTYFGVKFTILMGNSTMSGTGLPQSVLYGAIPASGILMVIYGVELLFKKGMHQEWEENTEE, from the coding sequence ATGAAAGCTTACAAAAAAGTTAAAAATGGGTTTGACCAAGGGGTAGACACAATTGCGATGACCTTTATTGCTATCATGGCAATCATTGTTTCAGCGACAGTATTTTCTCGATATTTTTTTAGTTACACACCTCGTTGGTCTGCAGAAGTTTCCTTGCTCTTGCTAATTTGGGTGAGTTTTATTGGAATAGCTGTAGGATTTCGAGAAAAACTTCATATCGGTGTAGGAGTCTTTGTTGGAATGCTCCCAAAGAAAGCGCAAGCATTCTTGGATATCATAACAAAGATCATCGTCATTACAGTAGGAATTGTGTTCACATATTTTGGAGTGAAATTCACCATATTGATGGGAAACTCCACGATGTCAGGAACAGGATTACCTCAGAGTGTCTTATATGGCGCAATTCCTGCATCAGGTATTTTAATGGTTATATATGGGGTTGAATTGCTTTTTAAAAAAGGTATGCATCAAGAATGGGAAGAAAATACAGAGGAGTGA
- a CDS encoding sugar phosphate isomerase/epimerase family protein: MKLGFNSAILDGCTFEEVIDYASENGFKCVEVCAWPKGKAVRKYAGVTHIDVEQLDVNYVKNYTEEKGVKISAIAYYPNALDPDADKSHYYVEHIKKCIEAAKALNVNMVTTFIGRDQNKTIDENLQIMTDVWKPIVDFAEGLGVKIAIENCPMLFTNDEWPGGQNLMTTPAIFRKVFELIPNKNFGLNYDPSHFVWQQIDYIKPIYEFKERIFHIHFKDIKVYKDRLDDVGMMATPLQYISPKLPGLGDVDWGKYVSALTDIRYFGYSVIEVEDKAFEESLKSRKDSIIISKNYLSQYLV, encoded by the coding sequence ATGAAACTGGGTTTTAACAGTGCCATTTTAGATGGATGTACATTTGAAGAAGTTATTGATTATGCATCTGAAAATGGTTTCAAATGTGTAGAAGTATGTGCATGGCCGAAAGGAAAGGCTGTTAGAAAGTATGCGGGTGTTACTCATATTGATGTAGAACAATTAGATGTCAATTATGTAAAAAATTATACAGAAGAAAAAGGGGTTAAAATTTCTGCCATTGCTTATTACCCAAATGCTTTAGATCCAGATGCAGATAAAAGTCATTATTATGTGGAGCATATTAAAAAATGTATCGAAGCTGCAAAAGCATTGAATGTAAATATGGTTACTACTTTTATTGGTAGAGATCAAAATAAAACAATTGATGAAAATTTGCAAATAATGACGGATGTATGGAAACCAATTGTTGATTTTGCAGAAGGATTAGGTGTAAAAATAGCAATTGAAAACTGTCCAATGTTATTTACAAATGATGAATGGCCAGGTGGTCAGAATTTAATGACAACACCAGCTATTTTCCGCAAGGTGTTTGAATTAATTCCTAATAAAAATTTCGGTTTAAATTACGATCCATCACACTTTGTTTGGCAACAGATTGATTATATTAAACCGATTTATGAATTTAAAGAAAGAATTTTCCATATTCATTTTAAAGATATTAAAGTATACAAAGATCGTTTGGATGATGTTGGAATGATGGCAACTCCACTTCAGTACATTTCGCCTAAATTGCCAGGTCTTGGTGATGTGGATTGGGGTAAATATGTGTCTGCATTAACCGATATCCGTTATTTCGGTTATTCAGTAATTGAAGTGGAAGATAAAGCTTTTGAAGAATCATTAAAATCTCGAAAGGATTCTATAATAATCAGTAAAAACTATTTAAGTCAATATTTAGTCTAA